The Petrotoga sp. 9PW.55.5.1 genome includes the window CCCCTTCAAGGAAGGANGAATTAAACCATTTTATAACGAAGATAGATTCCAGAAAAAACTCGGATGCCTGGCTCCTGTTGAGTTCAGAAACCAAGCATCCAGTTGTATATAGTTTTTATTAATTTTTGTGTCTACTTGACATGGGGCAGTTCAAATTCAGGGCTTTTATATTTTCTGTAGGAAGTAGCATGGATATAATTGGGATGTCAAAAAATTAAGTCCTAAATTTCATGATTGATAGGGCTGAATAAAAGTAATTAATTTAATCAAAACTTAGATATTACTAGCAATATCTAAGATTATTTATATACTTGCACATAATGCATAAAACTTAAATTATAATTTGTGTTATACTTATAGTAACGGAAAAAGCTTAGAAATTAGATTTTGTTTATAACAAATATTTTAAAAATGGTAATTCACTAATTTCAAACATTAAGTGGGAACTTTTTGCAGAAACTTGTAAAATGAGAAGTTTTAGGAGTTGAAAATAATATGAAAGAAAAAATATTTTTTGATTGTGATGGAACAAAAGTAATAAATGATAATGTATTAACAACTAATGAAATTGATAACAACAGTATTGATTTAATTATTACTTCTCCACCTTATAATGTAGATATTAATTACGCATCCCATAATGATAAACTATCATATCTTGAATACCTTGACTTTAGTAAAAGATGGCTATCAAATTGCTACAACTGGTTAAAAGATGATGGTAGGTTTTGCTTAAATATACCCCTGGATAAAAACAAAGGTGGTCAACAAAGCGTTGGTGCTGATTTAACTGTATTAGCAAAAGACATTGGATTTAAATATCATTCGACAATTATTTGGAATGAAGGGAATATATCTAGAAGAACCGCTTGGGGATCATGGCTTTCAGCTTCGGCACCTTATGTTATAGCTCCAGTAGAATTGATAGTGATATTATATAAGCAAAGATGGAAAAAAGCTTCTGGAAGTAAAAAATCAGATATTACTAAAGAAGAATTTATGGAATGGACAAATGGCCTTTGGACCTTCCCTGGGGAAAGTAAAAAGAAAATTGGACATCCTGCTCCTTTTCCACTAGAATTGCCAAAAAGATGTATCAAACTGTTTTCTTACGTAGGAGACGTTGTTTTAGATCCTTTTATGGGGTCAGGTACGACTTTATTAGCTGCTTATCTAAATAAAAGAAGATCAATAGGAGTGGAAATTGAGAAAACTTATTGTCAATTAGCTAAAAGCAGGTTAATAAGGGAGGGTAAAATAAATGAACGAAAACTCTTTAACTCTAAAAGATCTGATAATGGAGTACTTCAAAGCTCATCCTAATGAAGAGCTATAAATCCAATATTAAAAACGGGTAATTATAATTACCCGTTTGTATTTAGTTGACCGTCTTAAAAAGTGAGGGAAAAATCGTCAATAATCATGGAGGCAACGGAGGGATTTGAACCCTCGAATAGCGATTTTGCAGACCGCCGCCTTTGACCCCTTGGCTACGTTGCCATTTGGCGGGGACGACGGGACTCGAACCCGCGAGCACCGGTGTGACAGACCGGCATGATAACCAACTTCACTACGTCCCCATTTGCCAATGATATTCTATCATATAATTTCCACTTTGTCTAGATTATTCTTTGTCTTTAACTTCCTCGTTGTTGGATACTTCTTCTTGATTAGAAGTATTTTGAACTTCAGTATCAGTATCTTTTTCAAATTCTTCTTTAGAAATTTCAACTATCTTGACTTTATCCTTTATCAATAAAGCAACTTTTTCTCTTAATTTGTTCCAAATGATTTCATTCATCAATTCGGGATTAGAATTCATAATTTCTTGAGCTCTAGAAAAAGGAATTCCATACATCGAGGAGAAGTTTTTAATTTCTAGTGAGAGTTCATTATTTTCTACTTTGATGTTGTTTTCTTCTGAAATTTTTTCTATTATAACTACCTCTTTAATCCATTTTAGGGCACTTTCTTTAATTTCTTCTCTAAATTTGTTTTCATCGTTATCATGTTTTTTTAGCTCTTCTTCATATTTCTCTTTGTTTTTTAAATCTTGAATAGATGTATCGATATAGTAATTGAGGCTTTCGTCAGAAATATCTATTTGAACATAGTTGGGTAATTCAGAAAGGATATAATTCACGGCGAATTGTTCGTGCCAGTTTTTAACCGCATCTTCTCCTTCCTTTTGTAAGTTTTCTTTTAATTCACTCAATGTTTCAACTTCTATGTTTAGTTCTTTCGCAAAAGCATCATTTAATTCAGGGAGTTTGCGAGAGTAAACCTGTCCTACTTTGATTTTTTGGATGATTTTTTTATCATCTTGTGTTTTTTCTAATTCAAACTCAGAATCTTTTGTCTTTCCTACGAGGTTTTTTACTAAATCCCTTTCGTCATCTTTTCTTACAATAATTTCATCTTCTTTTTCTTCTTCTAGAATCTCACCGTTTTCATCAACTATGCTGAAAGTAATTCTAACATAATCTTCATATTCAATTGGTCCGTCTTTTGGTTCAATAATAGCATTACTCTCTAACAATTCATCTAATCTTCTTTGTACATATTCTTCAACAATTTCTTTTGATTCAGGAATTTTTACTTCCATATTTTCAAAATCAGTCTTTATTACTTCTGGATATGTATGTAATAAAACTTCAAACTCAATATGTTCTACATCTTGAGCTCGAGATTCTATAATCATTGGAAAAAGCAATTTTTCTTCTTCTCTAATTTTATGATCAAGTTCATGTTCAGCCTCTTCTAATAACATATTGTCAAAATCAGAACCTAAGCGTAACTTAATAACTTGCTTGGGTACCTTTCCCTTTCTAAACCCTTCAAAAGTATAGCGATTATTAATTTCTCTAACAATATTATTTTCTAATTTCTCTATTTCTTCCTTTGAAAATTTAATTAGATATTTCTTAACGTTTTTATTTTCGTGTAAAAGTGTCTTTTCCATAAATTAGCCTCCTAAAACTCATGTTTTTATTCAAAGTACAAATTATTATACAATGAAAGTAACTTTATTTTGTTAATTAAACGTCAATTTTTATTTTTTAACTGTAAACTTTTTCCTGGATACGATTTTTTTAAAAAATGAAATCAGTAAAATATATAAAAAATATTAATAAACTATTTTATGGAAAAAATGCCTATAGTATGTTAAAATAAAAAGGTTAGTGACAATTAACAGGGGTGACAGTTTTGATAGAACATTTTAATTTACAAGATTTAAAGATACTTTATGGGGCTCAAGAAGAAATCTATACTCATATTAAAAATCAAATAAACAAAGAAAAGTTATGGATAGTGACTTTAAATGCTTTAATGTATATGGAATATTTGAAAGATAATGATTATTCTAAGGCAATAAAAAATGCTTCTTTTTCAATACCAGATGGTATAGGAATAGTCAAATTATTAAAAAGAAAAGGAATTGATACCGAACGCTGTCCAGGTATAGATACAATGAACTTTTTGCTAAACTTATCAAAGGAAAAAGATTATGGTGTCTATTTATTAGGATCTTTTGAGGAAAGTGTAAAAAGGGCTGTTAAAACAATAGAAAGTAATTTTAAAATCAAAGTATCTGGTTATCACAATGGTTATTTTGAAGAGCATCAGGAAGAAGAAATAGTTAAAAATATAAATGAAAGTAAAGCTGATCTTCTTTTTGTTGGAATGGGGATACCAAAGCAAGAGATATTTATTTTTAGAAATTATAAAAAATTAAATGTAAAGCTGATGATGGGAGTTGGAGGAAGCTTTGATGTAATAGGGGGAAGTGTAAAAAGGGCTCCGGCTTTTTATCAAAAGTTAGGATTGGAATGGTTGTATCGCATGTTTGAGGAGCCCCACAGGTTCAAAAAATTACCTATTTTGTTGAAATTTTATATAAATTTGTATAGAAAAAACAATTAATCAATAAATTCTATATTTAATTTTGACATTTCTGAAGAAATATTTAAATAACAAGTATAAGAGGCTTCAGAGAAATTTGCTGATATATAAGACCCATCTTCTCTTTGATTCATCCATTCTAAATTTTTGAAGTTTAATTCCCCAAGTTGATTCATAATCAAAGCGGTATTGTTTGGTAATTTTACATTTATAGATGAAACATTTGAATCAATATCAATGTTTGAATTGTCAATTTCTGAAGGGATAATAGTGATCTTAGATGCCGTTGTTTCTACTCTAACGTTATTTGTCTTTATATTTCTAAAATTTAAGTAGCCATCACTAACGTTCAATTTGGCCAAAAATCCATAAGAGATATTTTCGTTTAAATAAACTGATATTTTTGATCTTCTGGGAACTTTGACGTTAGATACCATGAGTTTGTTAAATATTTTAACTTCATTGTTTAAATATTCTTTTTTAAATGAATATATTTCAGAATCTATACTAGCTTTAATTCTTAACGGGGATCCTGATTGTATCGCTAAATTTCGGGACGGTTCAATCGTAATATAGCTCCAATCAACATCTACAGATAAATTTAGAGAATCCCCAGAAAATTCTTTTGGATAATCTGATATGGATATCTCTTTATTAATTTTCTTATGAGGTCTTCTCACGCGGAAAATTCCAGATAATCCTGCTGCCAGAATGTATGAAGCGATCAAAAGTAAGAAAATTTGCCAAAAGTTTAAAACGGTTGGAAAAAGGCTAAATGAATCAATTAACAATATTACCCCAAAAATCAGACTTCCTAAAGAACCGGTGTCTCTTTTCTTAAAAAATGTGAATCCATAGGATAAAAAGATAATTCCAAAGAAAAACTTTAAAATTGAGAGATTGATGAAAATTTCATTAAACAAAACCGAAAGAAAAATCAAGATACCTAAGGTAATTAGAATAATTCTTCCTTGCATCTTTTAAACCCCCCTGTTTTTTAAGAAATTTTCCGAGTCTTCCTCGGAGTAACCCAACTCTTTTAAAAGCTCTTTTGCGAAAGTTCTTGAAATTTTTTCTTCCTTTAACAAGTTTAAAATCTTTTTTTCTTCTACAGTTAAAAAATCGTCAGATGAGAAAGATTTTTCCTTTGTTTGATCCTTTTTTAAAGTATTTTCGGCTAGATATTCAATTTCTTTACCTTTAATTGTAACGTCTCCACTTAAGATGTTGATTTTTAAAACTCTTTTTTTATCAAAATTTGATTTTTCATAGGTTTGTATTAAATCAACGTTGGATTTAACGGATGAGGCTAATTTCTTTATAGCTCCTTCTAGATAAATACTTTCCTTGCCTTGAACATAGAGGTTAACATCAGCTGAAGCGGCATCAATCCTACAATAAAAATCATCAGTTAAACTATCAATGAAAATATCACCGCTTGCTGCATTAATTTTAGCATTTGTTATTAAAGAGTTTTCAACTGACACATCTCCAGAGGCCATATTGAGATTTAAATCCTTGATTTCAGAGTTCTCAATCGTAAGATCACCACTAGCAAAGGAAAAAGTGCAATTATATATATTCGTATTGTAAATGTCAAAATCTCCTGAAGCGCTTTTTAAGATAAACTCCTCAACGGTTGTGTCATTTAAATCAATTTCTGCATCACCTGATTTTGAATCAATCTCAAAAAAATTCAGCATATGAGAATTAGGTGCTCCTGACACATCAAAATCTCCAGAATATGTTTTAATTACTAATTCTTCAATTTCTGTAGAATCAAGATCAATATTTAAATCTGCAGATGAAAGATCTAATTTTAGAGATTTAACTTCTTCATTTACAAATAGTTTTATTGGAATCTGGTGAAAATTTTTTGAAAAAGAAAAAAATTTTGAAAGAAAATCCCCTTTTTCATAATTTATATTTACAGTAGCAATTGTTTTATCTGAATTCCAAGAAGTTTTTATATCAACTTCCAAATCTTCATATTCCAAATGGCTAACTGGTCCGTAAAGAACTTCAACATCACCTTGGAAATTTTTTGCAAAGATTATGATAGCTTTTGAATTATCAAGATTAACTATAGGCATAAAGCATTCCTCCTTATTTTTTATACTTCTTTAGTATTTCTTTTGCTTCTTCCGGAGTTATTTCACCCTTTTCTATTTTTTCTAGAATTTCCAACGTTTTTTCTCTGGTTTCTACAGTTTCAGATTCATACCCCATAGCAGTTGCTAGTTCTTCTAATCTTGCCTTAGCTGTTGGATAAGAAATTCCTAACTCCTTTTGAAGTTCTGATAAATTTCCACGTACTTTAATAAATATTTTTAAAAAAGTTAATTGTTGATCGCTAAGACGAGCAAATTCTTCCAGTTCAAAGTTACCGGAAATTTCAGTACCGCAATCTTCACATTGGTATCTGATGATATTTAGTTTACCCCCGCAAGCAGGGCACTTAGACAGTCTATATTTGGCCATTTTTCAACCTCCTTTTCAAAACAGCTTAATTAAAAAAATAAAGTTGTCATACAAGAATTTTTATATAAATATAGAATAACTTACAAAAATTATATCATAAAGATTAAAAAAAGTCAACTAATAATTAAAATATTTTATTATTCAAATATTTTTATAAATATATTAAAGTAAAAAATTGAAAAAAAGGAGTTTTTAAAATTTGATATCTATTTGATATAATCAATTCAATGGTATAATATCAATGTTTATTCAAAACGATTAATAACAACATTGAAAATATTGAGGAGGATAAAAAGTGGCTATAGACACACCAAAGTGGTTAAAGAATAGCGTTATTTATGAGGTTTTTGTTAGAAATTATGGAAACGCAGGAACTTTTACAGATATATATAATGACTTGGAAAGAATAAAAGCTCTAGGAACTGACATAATTTGGTTTATGCCTTTTTATCCAATTGGGAAAGTCAATAGGAAAGGTACCCACGGGAGTCCCTATGCAATAAAAGATTACGAAAATATTACTCCGGAAATAGGAAGCAAAGATTATTTTATGAAATTAATTGATAAAGCACATGAAAACGGATTGAAAGTAATGATAGATATAGTATTCAACCATACTTCCCAAGATTCAAAACTTTTAGAAACTCATCCCGAATGGTTTTTAAAAGATGAATATGGTAATATAAAAAGGAAGGTAGAATCTTGGAATGATGTTTACGATTTGGATTATTCTAATCGTGAATTATGGGATTATTTAATCAATGTTTTATATGGCTGGGTAAATATAGGCGTGGATGGTTTTAGATGTGATGTGGCACCACTAGTTCCGATAGAATTTTGGAAAGAAGCAAGAGAAAGATTGAATCAGAACAAAGAGATAATTTGGCTAGCAGAATCCCTCGATCTTAATTTTATTTATTCTTTAAGAAAAGAAGGGTACAATGTACACTCAGATGCTGAAGTGTATCAGGCCTTTGACTTAACATATGATTATGATGGATTTGACTATTTAAGAAGTTATTTCAGAGGAGAAAAAGATTTGAGCTTTTATTTAAATCATTTATTTTTGCAGCAAACGATGTTACCAACCAATTCTATCAAAATGAGATTTTTGGAAAATCACGATAATCCAAGAATAGCTTCTGTTTTAAACGGTAAGGATAAGATAAAAAATTGGTCTGTTTTCTATAACCTTTTGCCGGGAGCTTCTTTAATTTATGCTGGTCAAGAACTGATGTTCGATAAATTACCTAACTTATTTGAAAAAGACCCAATAAAATGGAACAACGGTGATTATGAATTTTTGAGTTTTTTCAAAAAGATTGTTAACAAGTGTAAAGAGATAAAAAGTGAATGTGATGATTTTAATATAAGAGAAATTTCAAAAGGAATATTAGAAATTATTTGGTCAAATGAAGAAAAAGAATACATAACTATTTTAAATTTAGAGGATAGATATGGGGAAATTCCAGTTGATTTCTCTGTTTATGGTATTGATTTATTATCAAATGAAATAATTTCAATAGAAAAGAAATTCACAATAAGAAAATCACCTCTAATAATTCAAGTTAATAAAAGGAATTCATCTTGGGGGGAATAAAATGAGTATTTTTGATAAATTTAAAAAGGGTTTAAGTAAAGCCAGAAATTCAGTATTCAAAAACATCAAAACTATATTTAGTGGTAAAGTTTTAGACGATGAGGTTATTGAAGAGTTAGAAGAGATTTTAATCATGTCTGACATGGGTGTGGAAGTAACAAATAAAATTTTGGAAGAATTGAAAGAAAAGTATATAAAAGACAACTCTCAAGATGATCCGCTCTTACTCTTAAGAGATATTTTAGTTGAAAATTTGAAGCAAGATGAGATAGTTGATGAGTTTACACAAAAACCTTATGTCATACTTATAGTAGGAGTCAATGGTAGTGGGAAAACTACCACTACTGCTAAGTTAGCAAAGTTATATTCAAAACAAGGCAAACAGGTTGTACTAGCGGCGGCTGACACATTTAGAGCAGCTGCAATAGAACAGTTAAAAGAATGGGGGAAAAGGCTAAATGCAACGGTAATAGCACATCAAAAAGGTTCCGACGCAGCTGCCGTGGTATATGATGCAGTAACTCACGCAAAATCTAAAAACAAAGATGTGGTTTTGATTGATACAGCGGGAAGATTACACACAAAATCTATATTAATGGAGGAGTTGAAAAAAATCAGAAGGATAATAGAAAGAGAAGTTCCTGGTGCACCCCATGAAACTTTGCTAGTGTTAGATGGTACCACTGGACAAAACGGAATATCTCAAGCTAAAGCATTTAAAGAAGCAATTGATATCACTGGAGTAGTAGTTACCAAACTAGATGGAACAGCTAAAGGTGGCATTGCGTTTTCAATAAATCATGAATTAAAAGTACCAATAAAACTTGTTGGCTTTGGTGAGAAAGAGGATGATTTAGAAATATTTGATCCGATGAATTATTGTAATGCATTATTAGGTATAGAAGAAGAGGGATAAATTATGAATGAGTTTATCAGAGATTTTGCGATATGTCCAATTTGCGAAAAAGAATTTGCTTACGATAAAGTTGCTTCAACTGCCATAAAAGTAAGTTCTTATGATCTGGACTTAAAGCCAGAATACAGGGGGGTGAATGTTCTCCTTTACTCTATGGTTACTTGTCCTGACTGTTATTTTACTTTTCAAGAATCTGATAAAAATTATATCTATGATTTTATAAATGAAACAAATAAAAATCAAATAGAAGAGTTTCTATTAAAAATAAAAATGAATATATCTCTTGAAGTAGATAATACATCGCAAAAATCTGAGAATTTTTTTGAATCTCAAATTTTAATCGCTTCAAATATTTATTCAATTCTAAATCTTCCTTCAGAAGTTATTAAAGTTTTGATAAAATTATCTTGGTTATACAGAGAACAAAAGGATGAAGAAAAAGAGTTAGGAGTTCTCTATTATTGTGCAAAAATAATCGAAAATTATTATGAAAAGTTTAACGAAGATGACTTCATACTTTCTTCTTTTTACTTAGGATATATATACTACCGTTTCCAAAATAAGAAGGAGGCTGCAAATATATTGGATAGCTTGATAAGAAATTATAATAATCCAAAAAATCAATATTTGAAAGCAGCGAAGTTTCTAAGGGGTGAATTAAATTGAGAAAATTAAGATGGTTTATTCTAATTTTTGCTGTTTTTTTCTTAACGGGTTGTACTATGTTTCAACCAGGAACTGAGCAACCAACTTTACCAAATGAAGATTTAGAATTAATCAAACAACAACTTCAAGATTTAGATACTCGATTAACCCAAATGGAAAAAGAAATTAACACTTTATCCGACAATATTTATCAAATATCAATGAACAGCAGTTATTCTTATAATATGTCTAAAAGTCTAAAAGATCAATACAATAATATTGATAGTAGGTTAGTAAGTTTAGAAAATTACCTTTACGAAGGAAAAAGCTCAGAAGAAATTGATAAACTATTAGACTTGGATGAACGTGTGAAAAAATTGGAAAATCAAATTGATACAAAAAGCGAACCCATTAAAAACGATTATAATGTATTGAATCTAGATAACCGAATTTTAACCTTGGAAAATCAAATAAAAGAAGTGCAAAATATAGTCAATAACATCCCTAAAAGTGATCAAACAATTCTTTTAGAAAGTGTAAATTCCTTGAATCAAAGAGTAGATAACCTAGAGAAAAATATACAAGATTCAGAGTTTTATTTTTTAGAAGACGGAAATTTAAAAGAAATTATACAACAAGAAGTAGAAAAGATGGATTTAGAAAAATATGTTAATAACCTTGTTGAATACAAGACTGAAGAAACAGTTTCAAAATTCTATTATATGAATCAAAGTGAAAATATTTTGAATGTAAAATCTCTTGAAAATAAAGTAGCAAATATAGAAAAACAGGTGAACAACATCAAATATGATTTGGATAAAGTTTTAATTCAACCACCTAACACCTTGAATGAAAAATATCTAGGACAAATTCAGAATATCGATACAAAAATCAATCAACTGTACCTTTCTTTAGGCGAAGCTGAAATGAATTATTTATTTGAAAACACCAACGAGGTTAGATACCAAGTAAAAGCTGGAGATACCCTTATAAACATCTCAAATGCTTTCAATTTAGGTAATAAAGGGGTACAA containing:
- a CDS encoding IS3 family transposase, giving the protein MKPFYNEDRFQKKLGCLAPVEFRNQASSCI
- a CDS encoding site-specific DNA-methyltransferase, whose amino-acid sequence is MKEKIFFDCDGTKVINDNVLTTNEIDNNSIDLIITSPPYNVDINYASHNDKLSYLEYLDFSKRWLSNCYNWLKDDGRFCLNIPLDKNKGGQQSVGADLTVLAKDIGFKYHSTIIWNEGNISRRTAWGSWLSASAPYVIAPVELIVILYKQRWKKASGSKKSDITKEEFMEWTNGLWTFPGESKKKIGHPAPFPLELPKRCIKLFSYVGDVVLDPFMGSGTTLLAAYLNKRRSIGVEIEKTYCQLAKSRLIREGKINERKLFNSKRSDNGVLQSSS
- a CDS encoding trigger factor; the encoded protein is MEKTLLHENKNVKKYLIKFSKEEIEKLENNIVREINNRYTFEGFRKGKVPKQVIKLRLGSDFDNMLLEEAEHELDHKIREEEKLLFPMIIESRAQDVEHIEFEVLLHTYPEVIKTDFENMEVKIPESKEIVEEYVQRRLDELLESNAIIEPKDGPIEYEDYVRITFSIVDENGEILEEEKEDEIIVRKDDERDLVKNLVGKTKDSEFELEKTQDDKKIIQKIKVGQVYSRKLPELNDAFAKELNIEVETLSELKENLQKEGEDAVKNWHEQFAVNYILSELPNYVQIDISDESLNYYIDTSIQDLKNKEKYEEELKKHDNDENKFREEIKESALKWIKEVVIIEKISEENNIKVENNELSLEIKNFSSMYGIPFSRAQEIMNSNPELMNEIIWNKLREKVALLIKDKVKIVEISKEEFEKDTDTEVQNTSNQEEVSNNEEVKDKE
- a CDS encoding WecB/TagA/CpsF family glycosyltransferase, whose amino-acid sequence is MTVLIEHFNLQDLKILYGAQEEIYTHIKNQINKEKLWIVTLNALMYMEYLKDNDYSKAIKNASFSIPDGIGIVKLLKRKGIDTERCPGIDTMNFLLNLSKEKDYGVYLLGSFEESVKRAVKTIESNFKIKVSGYHNGYFEEHQEEEIVKNINESKADLLFVGMGIPKQEIFIFRNYKKLNVKLMMGVGGSFDVIGGSVKRAPAFYQKLGLEWLYRMFEEPHRFKKLPILLKFYINLYRKNN
- a CDS encoding DUF4097 family beta strand repeat-containing protein, which codes for MPIVNLDNSKAIIIFAKNFQGDVEVLYGPVSHLEYEDLEVDIKTSWNSDKTIATVNINYEKGDFLSKFFSFSKNFHQIPIKLFVNEEVKSLKLDLSSADLNIDLDSTEIEELVIKTYSGDFDVSGAPNSHMLNFFEIDSKSGDAEIDLNDTTVEEFILKSASGDFDIYNTNIYNCTFSFASGDLTIENSEIKDLNLNMASGDVSVENSLITNAKINAASGDIFIDSLTDDFYCRIDAASADVNLYVQGKESIYLEGAIKKLASSVKSNVDLIQTYEKSNFDKKRVLKINILSGDVTIKGKEIEYLAENTLKKDQTKEKSFSSDDFLTVEEKKILNLLKEEKISRTFAKELLKELGYSEEDSENFLKNRGV
- a CDS encoding DUF2089 domain-containing protein, encoding MAKYRLSKCPACGGKLNIIRYQCEDCGTEISGNFELEEFARLSDQQLTFLKIFIKVRGNLSELQKELGISYPTAKARLEELATAMGYESETVETREKTLEILEKIEKGEITPEEAKEILKKYKK
- a CDS encoding alpha-amylase family glycosyl hydrolase, translating into MAIDTPKWLKNSVIYEVFVRNYGNAGTFTDIYNDLERIKALGTDIIWFMPFYPIGKVNRKGTHGSPYAIKDYENITPEIGSKDYFMKLIDKAHENGLKVMIDIVFNHTSQDSKLLETHPEWFLKDEYGNIKRKVESWNDVYDLDYSNRELWDYLINVLYGWVNIGVDGFRCDVAPLVPIEFWKEARERLNQNKEIIWLAESLDLNFIYSLRKEGYNVHSDAEVYQAFDLTYDYDGFDYLRSYFRGEKDLSFYLNHLFLQQTMLPTNSIKMRFLENHDNPRIASVLNGKDKIKNWSVFYNLLPGASLIYAGQELMFDKLPNLFEKDPIKWNNGDYEFLSFFKKIVNKCKEIKSECDDFNIREISKGILEIIWSNEEKEYITILNLEDRYGEIPVDFSVYGIDLLSNEIISIEKKFTIRKSPLIIQVNKRNSSWGE
- the ftsY gene encoding signal recognition particle-docking protein FtsY, which gives rise to MSIFDKFKKGLSKARNSVFKNIKTIFSGKVLDDEVIEELEEILIMSDMGVEVTNKILEELKEKYIKDNSQDDPLLLLRDILVENLKQDEIVDEFTQKPYVILIVGVNGSGKTTTTAKLAKLYSKQGKQVVLAAADTFRAAAIEQLKEWGKRLNATVIAHQKGSDAAAVVYDAVTHAKSKNKDVVLIDTAGRLHTKSILMEELKKIRRIIEREVPGAPHETLLVLDGTTGQNGISQAKAFKEAIDITGVVVTKLDGTAKGGIAFSINHELKVPIKLVGFGEKEDDLEIFDPMNYCNALLGIEEEG
- a CDS encoding DUF2225 domain-containing protein; its protein translation is MNEFIRDFAICPICEKEFAYDKVASTAIKVSSYDLDLKPEYRGVNVLLYSMVTCPDCYFTFQESDKNYIYDFINETNKNQIEEFLLKIKMNISLEVDNTSQKSENFFESQILIASNIYSILNLPSEVIKVLIKLSWLYREQKDEEKELGVLYYCAKIIENYYEKFNEDDFILSSFYLGYIYYRFQNKKEAANILDSLIRNYNNPKNQYLKAAKFLRGELN
- a CDS encoding 3D domain-containing protein encodes the protein MRKLRWFILIFAVFFLTGCTMFQPGTEQPTLPNEDLELIKQQLQDLDTRLTQMEKEINTLSDNIYQISMNSSYSYNMSKSLKDQYNNIDSRLVSLENYLYEGKSSEEIDKLLDLDERVKKLENQIDTKSEPIKNDYNVLNLDNRILTLENQIKEVQNIVNNIPKSDQTILLESVNSLNQRVDNLEKNIQDSEFYFLEDGNLKEIIQQEVEKMDLEKYVNNLVEYKTEETVSKFYYMNQSENILNVKSLENKVANIEKQVNNIKYDLDKVLIQPPNTLNEKYLGQIQNIDTKINQLYLSLGEAEMNYLFENTNEVRYQVKAGDTLINISNAFNLGNKGVQIIMQANNLQSTNIRIGQELIIPVNNIEEYIQWPFSKTQIADYEKIVFKFGERVGGGITSYIGVLAQTEQIYPILPGRVIESGKSGNGNWYIKIDHGNSIISVVGNIKTPYVAEGKWVDSNTSLGLVSSDSIVTIELWKNGEPRDPLKLFYKNVGEFRATFYTEWDDKLVYSPTFRLTRSGEKPISYKTIAADPNVLPLGTIVYIPELSDLPNKGFFEVQDTGAMVKGNKIDIYVNDVRRANNTLENITVYIVGQKS